The following proteins come from a genomic window of Thermodesulfovibrionales bacterium:
- a CDS encoding CooT family nickel-binding protein, protein MCEIHAFVLKEGTEELFLENVNSAKSEGGKILLRSLFGEEKVFEGTIREVSLVKNRIILEKKG, encoded by the coding sequence GTGTGTGAGATACATGCCTTTGTCCTGAAGGAGGGCACTGAAGAACTCTTTCTCGAGAATGTGAACTCCGCGAAGTCAGAAGGAGGAAAGATCCTTCTCAGAAGCCTCTTTGGCGAAGAGAAGGTCTTTGAGGGGACAATCAGGGAAGTGTCCCTCGTGAAGAACAGAATCATACTCGAGAAAAAGGGATAG
- a CDS encoding biotin/lipoate A/B protein ligase family protein: MTEWRFIDSGPSTATMNMAVDEALARFVREGKSPPVLRVYEWTGPSVTIGCFQKMDSINLSYCAETEIPIVRRVTGGRAVLHDQELTYSFSAPTGNGPFADGLINSYKKISRAFCRAISMFGISPEARTVRIPEAGTVRNPLCFHSASFAEITIENRKIVGSAQKRWRDGLLQQGSIPYSFDEEKTKRVFDIRGPVKLGERMTGLKELLPGLDIGRFREAVKVSFQEVFQTTLVPSSLSREEHLLARELENLRYLSQAWNLQR; encoded by the coding sequence ATGACTGAATGGCGCTTTATTGATTCCGGTCCCTCTACCGCCACCATGAATATGGCGGTAGACGAGGCCCTTGCCCGCTTCGTACGTGAGGGCAAGTCGCCTCCTGTCCTCAGGGTCTATGAATGGACAGGGCCCTCGGTGACCATCGGCTGCTTCCAGAAAATGGACTCCATCAACCTCTCCTATTGCGCAGAGACGGAGATACCCATCGTGAGAAGGGTCACGGGCGGCAGGGCGGTACTCCACGACCAAGAGCTCACCTACAGTTTCTCTGCACCCACGGGGAACGGCCCCTTTGCCGACGGCCTCATAAACAGCTACAAGAAAATCAGCCGTGCTTTCTGCCGCGCGATCTCGATGTTCGGTATCTCTCCTGAGGCCAGGACGGTGAGGATTCCTGAGGCCGGTACCGTGCGAAATCCGCTCTGTTTTCACTCCGCGTCCTTTGCCGAGATAACGATCGAGAACAGGAAGATTGTCGGTTCGGCTCAGAAGCGCTGGAGAGACGGTCTCCTCCAGCAGGGGTCAATCCCCTATTCCTTCGATGAAGAGAAGACGAAGAGGGTATTCGATATCAGGGGCCCCGTGAAGCTCGGTGAAAGGATGACCGGGCTAAAAGAGTTGCTTCCAGGCCTTGACATCGGGAGGTTCAGGGAAGCGGTCAAAGTCTCCTTTCAGGAGGTTTTCCAGACAACCCTTGTTCCCTCGTCTCTTTCTCGGGAGGAGCATCTTCTTGCCCGTGAGCTGGAGAATCTGAGATATCTTTCTCAGGCCTGGAATCTTCAGAGGTAG